In Gossypium raimondii isolate GPD5lz chromosome 12, ASM2569854v1, whole genome shotgun sequence, a single window of DNA contains:
- the LOC105765640 gene encoding transcription factor MYB62, whose amino-acid sequence MTSPSSSSSSSLKKTSTSCSEDEGDHHQQQLRRGPWTIEEDSVLVHYIARHGEGRWNFLAKHAGLRRTGKSCRLRWLNYLKPDVKRGNLTAEEQFLILELHSKLGNRWSKIAQHLPGRTDNEIKNYWRTRVQKQARQLNIDANSAAFKNILRYYWMPRLVQKMEESSSPCFSTTVIPRNQPLMKTDYVDGNSCVSSLEHVDDMKMSQFGIFGSNDCNSNALAKDWYGYVGDNGSYCHGMETINMASTSALVGEGFPTPAADCHLADDNWVNDGFVDGIWSMGELWELRNALH is encoded by the exons ATGACATCACCATCATCGTCGTCGTCATCATCTCTTAAAAAAACAAGCACAAGTTGCAGTGAAGATGAAGGTGATCATCATCAACAGCAGCTGAGGAGAGGACCTTGGACTATAGAGGAAGATTCAGTCCTTGTTCATTACATTGCTCGACATGGTGAAGGTCGATGGAATTTTCTTGCAAAACATGCAG GTTTAAGGAGAACAGGCAAGAGTTGCAGGTTGAGAtggttgaattatttgaaaCCAGATGTTAAGCGTGGGAACCTTACTGCTGAAGAACAGTTTTTGATCCTTGAACTCCATTCTAAATTGGGTAACAG gTGGTCCAAGATTGCACAGCATCTGCCTGGAAGAACCGATAATGAGATCAAGAATTACTGGAGAACCCGTGTGCAAAAACAGGCTCGGCAGCTTAACATCGATGCTAACAGCGCGGCGTTTAAGAACATTCTCCGATATTATTGGATGCCAAGATTGgttcaaaagatggaagagTCGTCGTCGCCCTGTTTTTCAACGACGGTTATTCCTCGGAACCAACCGTTAATGAAGACCGATTACGTTGACGGGAATTCATGTGTTTCGTCATTAGAACATGTGGATGATATGAAAATGTCCCAATTTGGGATATTTGGTAGCAATGATTGCAATAGTAATGCTCTTGCAAAGGACTGGTATGGTTATGTTGGTGATAATGGTAGCTATTGCCATGGCATGGAAACCATCAACATGGCGTCCACGTCAGCACTGGTCGGGGAGGGATTTCCGACCCCCGCCGCGGATTGCCACTTGGCGGATGATAATTGGGTTAATGATGGTTTTGTAGATGGGATATGGAGCATGGGGGAACTATGGGAACTTAGAAATGCATTGCATTGA